CGGAAAGAATCCGAGAGGCGCACGTGCAGGTCTGGCCCTGGACGTTGATAAGGTCCTTAACGGCCAGCGGAACTCCCAAAAGAGGGAGTTCCGTTCCCTTCCGGCGGAGTTCGTCCGCCCGGCGCGCCTGGGCGAGCGCATATTCTTCATCCAGACTGACAAAGGCGCCTATTTGCGAATCGTTTTTGCGGATGACCGCGATCAATTCCTGAACGAGTTCCAGGGAAGAACACTTGCGCTCCCGCAGCAACGCGCTGACTTCAGCCATATTCTGTTCATGCCACGCCTTCATTGCCTTAAAAATCAAACGATTTTCGGAACAAGGAACTGCCGGCCGTCATGGACCGGCGCGTTATGCAACACGGCGTCCCGGTCCAAGCCGGGACGGCATTCATCGCGGCGGAAAACATTTTGATCCGCCGTTGAATGAGCCGTAGGCGGCGCATTCTCCACGTCAACCATGGAAATATCGTTGACATAGGCAACAATTTTCTCCAGCTGTTGCTGGAAAAGCGCCTTTTCTTCCGCACTAAGCGAAATCCTGGCAAGCTCAGCCACGTATTCCACGTCAATTTTACTGACGGCATCGTTTTTGTCTGCCATTGGCCTGACTCCTCCCGCGAAACGTTCCCGCCTTGCAAGGAGCGGAAACGCAATTGGACAATTTAAGCGCGGCATTCACGAGTTGTCAATTCCATTCCACATCATTTCATGTTAACCGGACGCCGAAAAAAGAATTGAACATTGCCGGCGGTTAATATAATAATGTCAATAAGGATCAAAATTCGTTTTTACATATCAAGGCAATTGTGGCGGCAACAAACACCATAACGACCGCGGAAATTGACCTGCTCCAACGAAGCAACCGCCTGTGGCGCGCCTCAACCGAGGCAATCAGCATTCTTTTATCCAGCCAGGATTCAGCAGGCAATATCGCCCGCGTCCTGGAAGCAATCGGCGGGGCGGCCGATGTGGACCGGGTTTATATTTTTGAAAACCACCCCGGCCGCCGGGCCGGCGAGCAGCTCACCAGCCAACGCTATGAATGGACCCGCACCGGCGTCTCCGCGCAGATTGCAAATCCCGCCATGCAAAATCTTTCCTATTTTCCGGAGTTTAAGCGCTGGTATGAAACGCTTTCCGCCGGACAACCGGTTTCAGGCCTGATCCGCGATTTTCCGGAAGCGGAAAAACAACTGCTGGCGCCGCAGGATATCGTCTCCCTTCTGGCCGTGCCGATAAAAATCCGGGAACAGCTTTGGGGGTTCATCGGTTTTGACGATTGCCGGCGGGAACGGGCATGGACGCCGGCTGAAACCTCAATTCTCGCCGCCATTGCCGGCAACCTCGGCCACATCATGCTCCAGCGGCAAACGGAAAAAAATTTCAGGCTTTTTCAGGCGGCCATGGACAGCGCCGGGGACGCCATCGGCATAGCCGACATGCGCGGCATTCATTTTTACCAGAACGAGGCTTTCCGCAGCCTCTTCGGATATACCGTCCGGGAACTTCAGAACGCCGGCGTCGCCGCCATTTATAACAATCCGGCCCAGCACCGGGAGGTGTTTAAATCAATTCTGGCCGGCGGCTCATGGCACGGCGAGATTGAAATGCGCAGCCGGGCCGGAAAAATCATCTCCGTCCTCCTCCGCGCCGATGCGGTCAAAGACAACGACGGCCAACTGATCGCGGTATTTGGCGTCCACACGGACATAACCGCGCGCAAGGAAACAGAAACCGCCCTCCAGGAAAAAGAGATACGTTACCGCCGGCTGGTTGAGGCAATTACCGATTACATTTACACGGTAGACGTTGAAAACGGACGGGCCGTCCGCACCCGGCATGGTCCGAACTGCGTCGCGGTTACCGGTTATTCCTCTCAGGACTACCAGGATGACCAGGACCTCTGGTTCAAAATGGTCCACCCGGACGAGCGGCCGGCCGTTATGCAACAGGCGCAGGGCATTTTGAACGGGAAAAACATCCAGCCGATTGAACACCGCATTTATCACAAAAACGGGCAGGTCCGCTGGGTGCGCAACACGCCGGTCCCGCATTTTGACTCCTCCGGCCGCCTGGTGTCCTATGACGGCCTGGTCTGCGACGTAACGGAACGCAAAAACGCAGAAGAACAACTGACGGAACACGCCCGCAAGCTTGAAATTCTGAACCGGATTATTACGGCGGTAAACCGGGTGGACAATCTCGGCATGTTGCTCAATGAATTATTGAAATCGTCAATGGAAATGGTCTCATTTGAAGGCGGAGGCATTTATCTGGTTAATTCCAACGCCGCAACGGCCGAACTGGTCTGCCACCAGGGATTGCCGGAAGATTTCCTCAAAAAATACGGGCTGCTGCCGCTTGCCTCCGCCAATTGCCGGATGCTGTTTCTTGAAGGCAAGCCGATTTTCACCGACGACTATTCAACCATATCTTCCGAAAGCGGATCGCGCTGGAACAAGCAGAGCGTGGCGCGCATACCGCTCGTCTGCCGGGACAGAATTATCGGCGCGCTGGTGCTCGTCAACACCATGGGACACACCTTCAACGAAAATGAAAAAGGCCTGCTCCTTTCCATCGGCCGCCAGATCGGAACGGCCATCGCCAAAATGCGGTCGGAAACGGCGCTGCGCGAAAGCGAAAGAAAATACCGCACCATCACCGAGCAGTCGCTGGTCGGCATCCAGATCATAAAGGACGGCCTGGTCCTGTTTGTCAACGACGGGTGGACAAAAATAACGGGATACAGCCTGCCGGAAATAACGGGATGGAACATTGAAGAATACCTGCGGATCATCCACCCCGAAGACCGCGCCTTTTGCGCGGAACAGCTCCGCGGAAACCAAGCGGGGTTTCCCGAAACCATCCTGCCCATATACGACTGCCGTTTCACCGCCAAAACCGGCGAAACGAAATGGGTTTCCATCCATTCCCGGCCCGTGGAATTCACCGATGGCCGCGCCGCAGTCAGCATGATTATTGACATCACCGACCGCAAGCTGGCGGCGGCCGAACTCCTTGCCGCCAACAAGCAGTTATCAGCCGCCAACAAGCATCTTGTCCGGCGCGAAAAGGAACTGTTGAAAGCCAACTATGAAAAGGAAATACTGCTGAAAGAAATCCATCACCGGGTCAAAAACAACCTGCAGGTAATCAGCAGCCTGATTAACCTGGAATTGCACAACATCGCCGATCCCGACGCCGTGGGTCTGCTCAAGGAATGCCAGAACAGGATTAAGACCATCGCCATGATCCACGAAAAAATGTACCAGTGGGGCGACATGACCAGGATTGACATCGGCAATTATCTGGAAAGCCTGACCGGCCATATCAGCCGCATGTACCTGAAGCATCCCGCTTCGGTAACAGTCGCCGTAAACGCCAAAAACGTTTACCTGCCCATCAACCAGGCCATTCCCTGCGCCCTGCTGGCCAACGAGCTCGTCGTCAATTCGCTGAAACACGCCTTCCCGGAAAACCGCCCCGCGGACGGCAAAATCACCGTGGAAATGAAAGACGACCGGGACGGACGCTATGTCCTTACCGTGAGCGACAACGGCATCGGACTGCCGGCCGGCATAGACTGCCGCAAGACAAAGTCGCTGGGGATGCAGCTGGTAAGCACTTTCGTCAATCAACTGGAGGGAACGCTGGAAATCACCGGCGGGCCGGGCGCAACATTCAAAATCGTTTTTGCGCATGCCGCGGAAAAAAGCTTGACCGCCCCCGTAACCGCCGCCGGCGGAGAGGCATAACCTTTCAGCCGACAAACGCGCCCAAGGAGAGTCGAACTCCTCTTCCCAGGATGAAAACCTGGTGTCCTGACCGATAGACGATGGGCGCTGAAATGTCGCATCCGTTGCAACCCCCAAAAAACAGTCCTGCATTTATAAATCATCCGGCCGCAAAGATCAAAGCTATTTGACAAAAAAATAAGGGCGAATCCTGTTTGCGGCTATGACCTTAATTTTGCGCATGCGGACGCGCAAAATAAGGTTTTAACGAAATTTTAACCCGCCGCTCATTTTATCCTAACCGGCCTCTTTTAACTTTTCCCGTAATTCGGGCGTGTCCCGCCGCGATCAAAAAGCTTCCGCACAACGCGGAACGCGCGGCGGAAACAACACAACCGAAAGAAAGGAAAAGATGAGAAGAAAACAACCGGCAATGAGTCCGCTCGCGGCGGTTTTGGCGGCAATAGGATTGACCGCGGCCGCCGGCGCGCAGACAAACGAGTTAAAACTTCCGGAGCCGGCGGCGGCGCCCGCCGCGGTTGTTGCGGCGCCAAAAACCCAAAGCTGGACCGATTACGTGAAATTCAAGGGCGACGTGCGCCTGCGGCTGGAAACAATCAACGACGATTCCAGGAAAAATTCGGCGGGCGAACATTACACCCGCGACCGCATGCGCATCCGCGCGCGGCTCGGGGCGGAGGCGCAAGCGGATGACCTGAAAGCCGGCCTCCGGATTTCAACCGGCGGCGCAGATCCTGTTTCCGGAAACGCGACGCTCGGCGACGGTTTCCAGAAAAAGGAATTCCGCCTGGACCAGGCCTACCTGGATTACGCCCTTCTGAAAAATGACCTCTACGGCCTGAACCTGATCGGCGGAAAAATGAGCAATCCCCTGATCAATTACGGCAATGACGACCTGGTCTGGGATTCCGATCTAACCCCGGAAGGCCTCGCCGCCAGAGGGAAATGCGGCAACGACTGGCTGACTTTCCTCGCCAATGCCGAGGGACTTTATATCAAGGACCGCAATTCCCAGCCCAACGCCGCCGCCTGGATCGGCCAGGGCGCGCTCAAGTTCGCGTTCATGCCGGAAATCAGCCTGACCGTCGGCGGGAGTTACTCGGCCTACCAGAATTTCAAGGGCTATGACGTGATTGACTGGCAAGACCAGAATAATTCCTACGGCAACAGCGCCATCGCCGGCACGGTTACAGACGGGGTAACCAACAAAGCCTGGGCCTGCGAATTTACCCCCATTATGGGATTCGGCAATTTGGACATGTTTGTCTGGAATATTCCCGTGAAAATCTTCGGCCAGGCGCTGACCAATCCCAAAGCCGACGATTATAAAAACGGTTACATGGGCGGCATAGCCCTGGGCAAGGCCAAAAACCCGAAGACCTTTGAATGCGGTTACAGCTATGCCAAACTTGAAAAGGACGCCACGCTCGGCATGTGGACCGATTCCGACCGCTGGGGCGGCGGCACCGACGGCAAGGGCAGCCGGTTCTACGGCAAATATCAGATTAACAAATACCTGCAGGTTGCCGCAACTTTCTTTATGGACACAAAACGCATATCCGATCCCGCAAAAGAAACGGATTATAATCGTCTACAGATTGATCTGCAGGCGACATTCTGAATGACATAAGAAGGATTCCGGCGTGAAAACCAGAAACATCCTGCATATGGAAGCGGAACATGGCGGTCTTGAACCAATAGTCCTAATGCCAGGATAACATTTGTTTGTTTAACTGGCGGTAAAAGGAAGGAAGAAGGAGAAGAAAAAACATGAAAAAAACAAGAAAAATAACCGCGACGCTAACAATGGCCATAATGATCGCCGGCGGAACGGCGGTTGCCAAAGACGCGCATAAAATCGTGATTGACGGCTCCACCACGGTCGGACCGATCGCCAAGGCGTTCGCCGAATATTACATGGCGAAACATCCGGAAGTGAACATCACGGTGAGCGAATCCGGAAGCGGCAACGGCGCCAAAGGCATCATTAACGAAGCCTGCGACATCGGCGCCATGTCAAGACCGATGAAATCATCTGAAATAGAGGCGGCAAAAGGCGCGGGAGTACTGCCAGTTGAGCATATTGTTGCCATGGATGGTATTGCCGTGGTGGTTCACAATAGTAATCCTGTTGCAGATCTGTCCGTTGCGCAGATTAAAGATATTTACACCGGCAAGATCGCGAACTGGAAGGAGCTGGGCGGCCCGGACCTGCCGATCGTGGCGATCAGCCGCGACACAAACAGCGGCACCTACGAAACGTTTGAAAGCCTGGTTATGAAAAGGGAAAAAATAGCGGGAAAAACCGAATACGTCGGCAGTAACGGCGCCATCCGCCAGCGGGTGTTGAGCACGCCGGGCGCAATCGGTTATGTGGGCCTGGCTTTCCGGGAAGGCGTCAAGCCGGTGAAAGTCAACGGAATGGAAGCCACGCCTGAGACCGTGGTCGCCAAGACTTATCCCATTGCGCGCCCGTTATATATGTACACCGCCGGCCGGCCGCGGCCGGAAACGCCGCTCAGCGAATTCATTGATCTAGCCAATACGCCGGACGGAAAGAAGATCATTGAAGATACGGGTTTTGTCCCGTTGAAATAACAGGGCGGTTGGATAGACATGGGCGGCCGGCGCAGGAGAGAGGCGCGGCCGCCTGTGCCGTTGTTTGAAGTTGTTAAAATCATGCAAACAAACAATCAAATGCCCGGCATGAAAGCACATACCGCTTCATTGCTTTTGTCCAACCGGGCACAGCGGCAGCAACGGCTTATGACCGTGCTGGGAAAATCCTTCCTGCTGGCAGTCACATCTCTTTCCATGCTCGCGGTCCTGTTTATTTTTATATTCATAGCCCGTGACGCCTGGCCGTTTTTCCGGCACGAAAGCCTGCGTGAGTTTTTCACCAGCGTTCGCTGGTATCCTTCCGCCAATGAACCGGAATTCGGCGCGCTGGCAATTCTTTACGGCAGCGCCATGGTAACCCTCGGCGCCGGCGCGGTGGCCGTGCCGCTGGGAATCGCCGCCGCAGTCTGCATCAGCGACGTCATGCCGTTCAGCCTGCGCCAGACTCTCAAACCAGTCATGGAAATGCTCGCCGCCATTCCTTCGGTAGCTTACGGTTTTTTCGCCCTGGTCGTGCTCGCGCCGCTCCTCCAGCA
This genomic stretch from Kiritimatiellia bacterium harbors:
- the gatC gene encoding Asp-tRNA(Asn)/Glu-tRNA(Gln) amidotransferase subunit GatC; this translates as MADKNDAVSKIDVEYVAELARISLSAEEKALFQQQLEKIVAYVNDISMVDVENAPPTAHSTADQNVFRRDECRPGLDRDAVLHNAPVHDGRQFLVPKIV
- a CDS encoding PAS domain S-box protein gives rise to the protein MAATNTITTAEIDLLQRSNRLWRASTEAISILLSSQDSAGNIARVLEAIGGAADVDRVYIFENHPGRRAGEQLTSQRYEWTRTGVSAQIANPAMQNLSYFPEFKRWYETLSAGQPVSGLIRDFPEAEKQLLAPQDIVSLLAVPIKIREQLWGFIGFDDCRRERAWTPAETSILAAIAGNLGHIMLQRQTEKNFRLFQAAMDSAGDAIGIADMRGIHFYQNEAFRSLFGYTVRELQNAGVAAIYNNPAQHREVFKSILAGGSWHGEIEMRSRAGKIISVLLRADAVKDNDGQLIAVFGVHTDITARKETETALQEKEIRYRRLVEAITDYIYTVDVENGRAVRTRHGPNCVAVTGYSSQDYQDDQDLWFKMVHPDERPAVMQQAQGILNGKNIQPIEHRIYHKNGQVRWVRNTPVPHFDSSGRLVSYDGLVCDVTERKNAEEQLTEHARKLEILNRIITAVNRVDNLGMLLNELLKSSMEMVSFEGGGIYLVNSNAATAELVCHQGLPEDFLKKYGLLPLASANCRMLFLEGKPIFTDDYSTISSESGSRWNKQSVARIPLVCRDRIIGALVLVNTMGHTFNENEKGLLLSIGRQIGTAIAKMRSETALRESERKYRTITEQSLVGIQIIKDGLVLFVNDGWTKITGYSLPEITGWNIEEYLRIIHPEDRAFCAEQLRGNQAGFPETILPIYDCRFTAKTGETKWVSIHSRPVEFTDGRAAVSMIIDITDRKLAAAELLAANKQLSAANKHLVRREKELLKANYEKEILLKEIHHRVKNNLQVISSLINLELHNIADPDAVGLLKECQNRIKTIAMIHEKMYQWGDMTRIDIGNYLESLTGHISRMYLKHPASVTVAVNAKNVYLPINQAIPCALLANELVVNSLKHAFPENRPADGKITVEMKDDRDGRYVLTVSDNGIGLPAGIDCRKTKSLGMQLVSTFVNQLEGTLEITGGPGATFKIVFAHAAEKSLTAPVTAAGGEA
- a CDS encoding putative porin, coding for MRRKQPAMSPLAAVLAAIGLTAAAGAQTNELKLPEPAAAPAAVVAAPKTQSWTDYVKFKGDVRLRLETINDDSRKNSAGEHYTRDRMRIRARLGAEAQADDLKAGLRISTGGADPVSGNATLGDGFQKKEFRLDQAYLDYALLKNDLYGLNLIGGKMSNPLINYGNDDLVWDSDLTPEGLAARGKCGNDWLTFLANAEGLYIKDRNSQPNAAAWIGQGALKFAFMPEISLTVGGSYSAYQNFKGYDVIDWQDQNNSYGNSAIAGTVTDGVTNKAWACEFTPIMGFGNLDMFVWNIPVKIFGQALTNPKADDYKNGYMGGIALGKAKNPKTFECGYSYAKLEKDATLGMWTDSDRWGGGTDGKGSRFYGKYQINKYLQVAATFFMDTKRISDPAKETDYNRLQIDLQATF
- a CDS encoding phosphate ABC transporter substrate-binding protein; amino-acid sequence: MKKTRKITATLTMAIMIAGGTAVAKDAHKIVIDGSTTVGPIAKAFAEYYMAKHPEVNITVSESGSGNGAKGIINEACDIGAMSRPMKSSEIEAAKGAGVLPVEHIVAMDGIAVVVHNSNPVADLSVAQIKDIYTGKIANWKELGGPDLPIVAISRDTNSGTYETFESLVMKREKIAGKTEYVGSNGAIRQRVLSTPGAIGYVGLAFREGVKPVKVNGMEATPETVVAKTYPIARPLYMYTAGRPRPETPLSEFIDLANTPDGKKIIEDTGFVPLK